One window of Streptococcus suis genomic DNA carries:
- a CDS encoding DUF975 family protein, producing the protein MFTLSSIRQKARLSLRRNPTSFKIVLLPVLLTLLINLFTNSQTDMERVADISQDTQASIYYLLSILGFTSFYRLLLALLLLSVSYSLFLLMLDKKATGKLSDSLAIFSHPSFGKFLAVFSLKTILLILWGLIFYIGAFLLLGSSILIGNLSAELLQANSVEVQESLTGMIAIGFLVFIAGLFLICIGLAIYLPQVYAYSQAENILFQRLEEDTYTSARAILNESRQLMKGYKWKRFLLDLSFLGWFILIIITGGLADFYVLPYHKTAQIYFYQAILEEKSTKSI; encoded by the coding sequence ATGTTTACACTATCATCTATTCGCCAAAAAGCTCGCCTGAGCCTGAGAAGGAATCCTACTAGCTTTAAAATCGTTTTGCTTCCTGTCCTGCTCACTCTGCTGATCAATCTATTTACAAATTCCCAGACAGATATGGAGCGTGTTGCAGACATTAGCCAGGACACCCAGGCTAGCATTTATTACCTACTGTCCATTTTAGGATTTACAAGCTTCTACAGGTTGCTCCTTGCCCTTCTGCTGCTCTCCGTCTCCTACAGCCTATTCCTATTGATGTTGGACAAAAAAGCGACAGGGAAACTTTCTGATAGCCTAGCTATCTTCAGCCATCCATCATTTGGAAAATTCTTGGCGGTTTTCAGTTTAAAAACAATCCTGCTCATTCTCTGGGGCTTGATCTTCTACATCGGTGCCTTCTTGCTGCTAGGGTCTAGTATCCTCATCGGCAACCTGTCCGCAGAACTGCTTCAAGCCAACTCGGTTGAAGTACAGGAAAGCCTGACTGGCATGATAGCTATCGGCTTTTTGGTTTTTATTGCTGGTTTGTTCCTGATTTGCATTGGTCTGGCCATCTATTTGCCACAGGTCTATGCCTATTCCCAGGCTGAGAACATTCTCTTCCAACGCTTGGAAGAGGACACTTATACCAGTGCCAGAGCCATTTTGAATGAAAGCCGTCAATTGATGAAGGGCTACAAATGGAAACGATTCCTCTTGGATTTGAGCTTCTTGGGTTGGTTTATCTTGATCATTATCACCGGCGGACTTGCGGATTTCTATGTTCTTCCCTATCACAAGACTGCCCAGATTTATTTCTATCAGGCTATTCTGGAAGAAAAAAGTACCAAATCAATATAA
- the tgt gene encoding tRNA guanosine(34) transglycosylase Tgt yields MTDVPIKYRLIKKEKHTGARLGEIITPHGTFPTPMFMPVGTQATVKTMSPEELKEMGSGIILSNTYHLWLRPGDELIARAGGLHKFMNWDQPILTDSGGFQVYSLADSRNISEEGVTFKNHLNGSKMFLSPEKAISIQNNLGSDIMMSFDECPQFYQPYDYVKKSIERTSRWAERGLKAHRRPHDQGLFGIVQGAGFEDLRRQSASDLVSMDFLGYSIGGLAVGETHDEMNAVLDFTTPLLPENKPRYLMGVGAPDSLIDGVIRGVDMFDCVLPTRIARNGTCMTSQGRLVVKNAQFAEDFTPLDPNCDCYTCKNYSRAYLRHLLKADETFGIRLTSYHNLFFLINLMKNVRQAIMDDNLLEFRQDFMERYGYGKNGRNF; encoded by the coding sequence ATGACAGATGTACCAATCAAGTATCGCTTGATCAAGAAAGAAAAGCACACAGGTGCTCGTTTGGGTGAGATTATCACGCCACACGGGACCTTCCCAACGCCTATGTTTATGCCAGTGGGAACGCAAGCGACGGTCAAGACCATGTCGCCTGAGGAGCTGAAAGAAATGGGGTCGGGCATTATTTTGTCCAATACCTATCATCTCTGGCTTCGTCCTGGTGATGAGCTGATTGCGCGTGCCGGCGGACTCCACAAATTCATGAATTGGGACCAGCCGATTTTGACGGATTCGGGCGGGTTCCAGGTTTATTCGCTGGCAGATAGCCGCAATATTTCCGAGGAAGGTGTGACCTTTAAAAACCATCTCAATGGTAGTAAGATGTTCCTGTCGCCGGAAAAAGCCATTTCCATCCAGAATAATCTTGGTTCTGACATCATGATGAGCTTTGACGAATGCCCGCAATTCTACCAACCGTATGACTATGTCAAGAAGTCCATTGAACGGACCAGCCGTTGGGCGGAGCGTGGTCTAAAGGCTCACCGTCGCCCGCATGACCAAGGGCTCTTCGGGATTGTCCAAGGGGCTGGCTTTGAAGACCTCCGTCGTCAATCAGCTAGCGACTTGGTCAGCATGGATTTTCTGGGCTATTCCATCGGTGGTTTGGCTGTCGGTGAGACCCATGATGAGATGAATGCAGTCTTGGATTTCACAACGCCGCTTTTGCCGGAAAACAAGCCTCGTTACCTCATGGGTGTTGGAGCACCAGATAGCTTGATTGATGGTGTGATTCGTGGGGTTGATATGTTTGACTGTGTATTGCCGACCCGTATCGCCCGCAATGGTACCTGTATGACCAGTCAGGGGCGTTTGGTCGTGAAAAATGCGCAATTCGCAGAAGATTTCACCCCGCTTGACCCCAATTGTGATTGCTACACCTGTAAAAACTACAGCCGTGCCTACCTGCGTCACTTGCTCAAGGCAGATGAGACCTTTGGTATCCGCTTGACCAGCTACCACAACCTCTTCTTCCTAATCAACCTTATGAAAAATGTTCGTCAGGCCATTATGGATGACAATCTCTTGGAATTCCGCCAAGATTTCATGGAACGTTACGGTTATGGGAAGAATGGACGAAATTTTTAA
- a CDS encoding Xaa-Pro peptidase family protein — protein MSKLQYVQDYLENNQLELAIFSDPSSIYYLTGYHADPHERHMFLFVMPDHEPLLFLPALDVERARATVSFPVTGYMDSENPWKIIQASLPNKAFKTIGAEFDNMNLTRYHGLQSIFNQPFSDITPLINTMKLIKSRDEIEKMFIAGEFADKAMQVGFDNISLNVTETDIIAQIEFEMKKQGISKMSFDTMVLTGNNAANPHGIPATNKIENNALLLFDLGVETLGYTSDMTRTIAVGQPDQFKKDIYNLCLEAHMAAVEMIKPGVTAGEIDYAARSVIEKSGYGEYFNHRLGHGLGMSVHEFPSIMEGNDLVIQEGMCFSVEPGIYIPGKVGVRIEDCGHVTENGFNVFTKTPKELLYFDV, from the coding sequence ATGTCTAAATTACAATATGTGCAAGATTACCTAGAAAACAATCAACTTGAATTGGCCATTTTCTCAGATCCTTCCAGTATCTACTACCTGACCGGCTATCACGCTGACCCACACGAACGCCACATGTTCCTCTTTGTCATGCCAGACCATGAACCGCTCCTCTTCCTACCAGCTCTCGATGTCGAGCGCGCTCGTGCAACTGTTTCATTCCCCGTAACTGGCTACATGGATTCTGAAAATCCTTGGAAAATCATCCAGGCAAGTCTGCCAAACAAGGCCTTCAAGACAATCGGTGCTGAATTTGACAATATGAATTTGACCCGCTACCACGGTCTCCAGTCTATTTTTAATCAGCCTTTCTCAGACATCACTCCGCTGATCAATACCATGAAATTGATTAAATCCCGCGATGAAATTGAAAAAATGTTTATCGCAGGTGAATTTGCGGATAAGGCCATGCAGGTCGGATTTGACAACATTTCCTTGAATGTCACAGAAACCGACATTATCGCCCAGATTGAATTTGAAATGAAAAAACAAGGCATTTCAAAAATGAGTTTCGATACCATGGTCTTGACCGGTAATAATGCAGCTAATCCTCACGGCATTCCCGCTACTAATAAGATTGAAAACAATGCCCTGCTTTTGTTTGACTTGGGCGTAGAAACGCTAGGCTACACTTCTGATATGACACGGACAATTGCGGTCGGTCAGCCTGATCAATTCAAAAAAGACATTTACAATCTCTGTTTAGAGGCCCACATGGCAGCTGTCGAGATGATTAAACCCGGTGTGACTGCTGGTGAAATTGACTATGCTGCTCGCTCTGTTATTGAAAAATCTGGTTATGGTGAGTATTTCAACCACCGCCTGGGCCACGGTTTGGGAATGAGCGTTCATGAATTTCCATCTATCATGGAAGGCAATGATTTGGTTATTCAAGAGGGCATGTGTTTCTCTGTTGAGCCAGGTATCTACATTCCGGGCAAGGTCGGCGTCCGCATTGAGGATTGCGGTCATGTGACCGAGAACGGCTTTAATGTCTTTACCAAAACGCCTAAAGAACTCTTGTATTTTGATGTATAA
- the ccpA gene encoding catabolite control protein A translates to MLNTDDTVTIYDVAREAGVSMATVSRVVNGNKNVKENTRKKVLEVIERLDYRPNAVARGLASKKTTTVGVVIPNIANAYFATLAKGIDDIADMYKYNIVLANSDENDEKEINVVNTLFSKQVDGIIFMGYHLTDKIRAEFSRSRTPIVLAGTVDLEKQLPSVNIDYAAASKDAVTLLAKNNKKIAFVSGPLVDDINGKVRFAGYKDGLQEAGLDFSEGLVFESKYKYEEGYALAERILNAGATAALVAEDEIAAGLLNGISDKGLSVPEDFEIITSDDSLVTKFTRPNLTSINQPLYDIGAIAMRMLTKIMHKEELENREVILNHGIKVRKSTK, encoded by the coding sequence ATGTTGAATACTGATGATACGGTAACGATATATGACGTTGCCCGCGAAGCTGGGGTCTCTATGGCGACCGTTTCCCGCGTTGTAAATGGAAATAAGAACGTTAAGGAAAATACCCGCAAAAAAGTCTTAGAGGTCATCGAGCGCTTGGATTACCGTCCTAACGCCGTTGCCCGTGGTTTGGCCAGCAAGAAGACGACGACTGTTGGTGTGGTTATCCCAAATATTGCTAACGCCTACTTTGCAACCCTGGCTAAGGGGATTGATGATATTGCTGATATGTATAAGTATAATATCGTCCTTGCCAATAGCGATGAGAACGATGAAAAAGAGATTAATGTGGTCAACACCCTCTTTTCAAAACAGGTGGATGGTATCATTTTCATGGGCTACCATTTGACAGATAAGATTCGGGCGGAGTTTTCTCGTTCACGTACACCGATCGTTCTGGCTGGTACAGTTGATTTGGAAAAACAATTGCCGAGCGTTAACATTGACTACGCTGCAGCAAGCAAGGATGCGGTTACCCTGTTGGCTAAAAACAACAAGAAAATCGCCTTTGTATCTGGACCGTTGGTTGATGATATCAATGGCAAGGTCCGCTTTGCTGGTTATAAGGATGGCTTGCAAGAAGCGGGCTTGGACTTTAGCGAAGGCCTAGTCTTTGAATCTAAGTATAAGTATGAAGAGGGCTATGCCCTTGCTGAACGTATCTTGAACGCAGGTGCGACGGCAGCCTTGGTGGCAGAAGATGAAATTGCAGCAGGTCTCTTGAATGGTATTTCAGACAAGGGTCTCAGCGTTCCAGAAGATTTTGAAATCATTACAAGCGATGATTCACTGGTGACCAAGTTTACACGACCTAACCTGACTTCTATCAATCAGCCATTGTATGATATTGGTGCCATTGCCATGCGGATGCTGACCAAAATCATGCACAAGGAAGAATTGGAAAACCGTGAAGTCATTCTGAATCACGGCATTAAGGTTCGCAAATCTACCAAATAG
- a CDS encoding hydrolase translates to MTKPVPPSILSDLRQDIVQMPNIIKECSGIMIYGRRIRSILFTTDVAIIANHNADAVLAVYPFTPSPAILKSIMLVASVPVLAGVGGGLTTGLRSANMSLFSESEGAYAVVVNGPTNVDTIQEINKVVDIPIIYTVVSEKSNIKARIEAGVDILNVSCGADTARVVAKIRQDFPEFPIIATGGPTEDSIRAVIEAGANAVTYTAPSNGELFKAKMEKYRKHAAD, encoded by the coding sequence ATGACCAAGCCAGTTCCACCGTCAATCTTGTCAGATTTGCGCCAGGATATTGTGCAGATGCCTAATATTATCAAAGAATGTAGCGGTATCATGATTTACGGACGCAGAATCCGCTCGATTTTGTTTACGACGGATGTTGCGATTATTGCCAATCATAATGCGGACGCTGTGTTAGCAGTCTATCCTTTTACGCCTAGTCCAGCTATCCTGAAGAGCATCATGCTGGTAGCTTCAGTTCCTGTACTTGCAGGTGTGGGTGGTGGCTTGACCACAGGTCTCCGCTCTGCTAATATGAGCCTCTTTTCCGAATCAGAAGGTGCCTATGCGGTTGTTGTCAATGGTCCGACCAATGTCGATACTATACAGGAAATCAACAAGGTTGTGGATATTCCTATCATCTATACGGTAGTTTCTGAGAAATCAAATATTAAGGCCCGGATTGAGGCTGGTGTTGATATTCTCAATGTTTCTTGTGGAGCAGATACTGCGCGGGTTGTGGCCAAGATTCGTCAAGATTTCCCCGAATTTCCGATTATTGCAACAGGCGGTCCGACCGAAGACAGCATTCGCGCAGTCATCGAGGCTGGAGCGAATGCGGTTACCTACACGGCACCTAGTAATGGGGAATTGTTCAAAGCCAAAATGGAAAAATACCGTAAGCACGCAGCAGATTAA
- a CDS encoding chloride channel protein produces the protein MNNKISRTGQLSLFSLIIGLAAGVIETIFGRVLLAIGTIRTDYFSYLIPLLSLAGLLIIFVYQKWGKSVQAGMNLVFQAGQGQDTTIPPILIPLITTTTWLGHLVGASVGREGVAVQLGASMSHWLGKHWKSALPKDTMTQIGMAAGFAGLFQTPLAASLFAVEVLVVGSISWVALPYCLLAAIIASSTSHWLGLEKFSHSLSAFPFQFEDLFKWMLVAICLGLIGNCFAWILTHAKAEISTILPNPYWRMLALGLLLSLFLYLAHLGRYSGLGTNLIEASLSGNTIFAYDWLLKLVFTCLCLIAGFQGGEVTPLFAIGASAGLVLAQWLGLPPELVAALGYCAVFGTATNTLLAPILISYEVFGSAILPFALPVLGVAYFLNRKQTIYGQQIH, from the coding sequence ATGAATAACAAGATTTCACGCACTGGACAGCTCAGTCTCTTTTCCCTTATCATTGGTCTCGCCGCAGGAGTGATTGAAACAATTTTTGGCAGAGTCTTGTTGGCTATAGGCACTATCCGTACCGATTACTTCTCCTACCTCATTCCCTTGCTCAGTCTTGCTGGACTTCTCATCATCTTTGTCTATCAAAAATGGGGGAAATCCGTCCAAGCTGGGATGAATTTGGTGTTTCAGGCAGGACAAGGACAAGACACCACTATTCCCCCTATTCTAATCCCACTGATTACCACAACCACTTGGCTGGGACATCTGGTTGGCGCATCAGTAGGACGCGAGGGGGTCGCTGTTCAATTGGGTGCCAGCATGTCGCACTGGCTGGGTAAGCACTGGAAAAGCGCACTTCCTAAAGACACTATGACACAAATTGGGATGGCTGCTGGCTTTGCTGGGCTCTTTCAAACGCCTTTGGCAGCTAGTTTATTTGCTGTCGAGGTCTTGGTGGTCGGGAGCATTTCTTGGGTTGCCCTGCCTTACTGTCTCCTTGCTGCTATCATCGCCTCTTCTACCTCGCATTGGCTAGGCTTGGAAAAATTCAGCCATTCCCTGTCAGCTTTTCCCTTCCAATTTGAAGATCTATTCAAGTGGATGTTAGTGGCCATCTGTCTCGGACTGATCGGTAACTGCTTCGCTTGGATCCTCACACATGCCAAAGCAGAAATATCTACTATTCTTCCCAATCCTTACTGGAGAATGCTTGCACTGGGCTTGTTACTCTCGCTCTTTCTCTATTTAGCACACCTCGGTCGCTATTCTGGTTTGGGGACTAATTTAATTGAGGCTAGTCTATCTGGAAATACAATTTTTGCTTATGACTGGCTACTCAAGTTGGTCTTTACCTGCTTGTGCTTAATTGCAGGTTTCCAAGGCGGTGAAGTCACCCCACTCTTTGCCATCGGTGCAAGTGCAGGACTTGTTTTGGCACAGTGGCTTGGTCTCCCACCAGAATTGGTTGCTGCACTAGGTTATTGTGCTGTATTTGGCACTGCGACCAATACACTCCTTGCTCCTATTTTGATTAGCTACGAGGTGTTCGGTTCTGCCATTCTTCCATTTGCCCTACCTGTGCTCGGAGTCGCTTATTTCCTCAACCGTAAACAAACCATCTACGGGCAACAAATTCATTGA
- a CDS encoding chorismate mutase yields the protein MLLEDIRKDINDLDCQLVSLLEQRMELVDQVTAYKRATGKPVLDASREQAVLDRVGSLVENPAYRSAIVATFSDIMARSRAYQAEKLADYE from the coding sequence ATGCTATTAGAAGACATTCGGAAAGACATTAACGACTTGGACTGCCAACTTGTCAGCTTACTGGAACAACGCATGGAGTTGGTCGATCAGGTCACAGCCTACAAACGTGCGACTGGAAAGCCAGTCCTGGATGCCAGCCGCGAACAAGCTGTTCTAGATAGAGTCGGTAGCCTGGTGGAAAATCCAGCTTACCGCTCTGCCATTGTCGCAACTTTCAGTGACATTATGGCCCGGTCCAGGGCCTACCAGGCGGAAAAATTGGCTGACTATGAATAA
- a CDS encoding flavodoxin: protein MALAKIVYASMTGNTEEIADIVASKLEELGLEVQVHECTTIETEEILDADLIVVATYTYSYGGDGELPDEIIDFYADLADLDLTGKVYGVCGSGDTFYDDFCSAVDDFDTMLGSRGAVKGAENVKVDLAAEDEDIVNLEKFASDLAAKLD, encoded by the coding sequence ATGGCACTAGCAAAAATTGTTTACGCTAGTATGACTGGTAACACAGAAGAAATTGCGGATATCGTAGCTAGCAAACTAGAGGAATTAGGTTTGGAGGTACAGGTTCATGAATGTACCACAATTGAGACGGAAGAAATCCTAGATGCTGACTTAATTGTCGTTGCGACCTATACTTATTCTTATGGTGGCGACGGTGAATTGCCAGATGAAATCATTGATTTCTACGCTGACCTAGCTGACCTGGACTTGACTGGTAAGGTCTACGGTGTCTGTGGTTCTGGCGATACCTTCTATGATGATTTCTGTAGTGCGGTAGATGATTTCGACACTATGTTGGGGTCACGTGGTGCGGTCAAAGGTGCTGAAAATGTCAAGGTAGACCTGGCTGCTGAAGACGAAGACATCGTTAACTTGGAAAAATTTGCCAGCGATTTAGCCGCAAAATTAGATTAA
- a CDS encoding bifunctional oligoribonuclease/PAP phosphatase NrnA, translating to MTITTDILETIKKYDTIIIHRHQRPDPDAIGSQVGLKKLLQVNFPEKNVKATGVDEPTLAWLASMDSVADEEYHGALVIVTDTANTPRVDDNRYTTGDFLIKIDHHPNEEPYGDLLWVNTAASSCSEMITEFALGNNLKLDGEIARLLYAGIVGDTGRFLYPATTARTFEIAARLRQEDFDFTRMSRQMDTIDYKIAKLTGYVYDHLEVDEHGAARVTLTRATLEKYGVTDAETSFIVGAPGRIGDVQSWGIFVEQADGNYRVRLRSKYIPISAIAQRHDGGGHPLASGANSYSLAENEAIYQEIQQVVRDASK from the coding sequence ATGACTATTACTACAGATATTTTAGAAACCATTAAGAAGTACGACACTATTATTATTCACCGTCACCAGCGGCCAGACCCAGATGCCATTGGTAGTCAGGTGGGTTTGAAGAAATTATTGCAGGTCAATTTTCCTGAAAAAAACGTCAAGGCGACAGGTGTGGATGAACCAACCCTGGCTTGGCTGGCTAGCATGGACTCAGTCGCAGATGAGGAGTATCACGGAGCCTTGGTCATCGTGACAGACACGGCCAATACGCCGCGAGTGGATGACAATCGCTATACCACTGGGGATTTTCTCATCAAAATCGACCACCATCCAAACGAAGAGCCTTACGGTGACCTGCTCTGGGTCAACACAGCTGCCAGCTCTTGTAGCGAAATGATTACGGAGTTTGCTCTGGGCAACAACCTCAAACTAGACGGGGAAATCGCCCGCCTGCTTTACGCAGGGATTGTCGGTGATACGGGTCGTTTCCTTTACCCTGCGACGACTGCTCGCACCTTTGAAATTGCGGCCCGCCTGCGTCAGGAGGACTTTGATTTTACCCGGATGAGCCGCCAAATGGACACCATTGACTACAAGATTGCCAAGCTGACAGGCTATGTCTATGACCATTTAGAGGTGGATGAACATGGTGCTGCTCGGGTGACCTTGACCCGTGCCACTCTTGAAAAATACGGCGTGACAGATGCGGAAACCTCCTTTATCGTTGGCGCTCCGGGTCGTATCGGTGATGTCCAGTCCTGGGGGATTTTTGTGGAACAAGCCGATGGTAACTACCGTGTCCGTCTCCGCAGCAAGTATATTCCTATTTCGGCTATTGCCCAGCGACATGACGGCGGGGGGCATCCATTAGCCAGCGGTGCTAATTCCTATTCCCTAGCCGAAAATGAAGCCATTTATCAAGAAATCCAGCAGGTTGTCCGAGATGCAAGTAAGTAG
- a CDS encoding FAD:protein FMN transferase: MQVSSRSVRLMGTVIETKIWHENPEPILDQVENLLILYKDRFSANDLTSELMEVNLNAGIQAVPVAEDLYELIKLGKEHSLADKSFLNITIGPLVQTWRIGFSDAKLPSQEEIDKKLAIIDPADIELDDEDMLVYLKKEGMAIDLGALAKGYVADRIVEFLERMGVTAGLINLGGNVKTFGQAPHNPDGNWLIGIQDPGKERGQNILVLQIIQESVVTSGIYERSLTVEGKTYHHILSPQTGYPIASELASISIVSKRSVDGEIWTTRLFGQSMAEIYRTVCQTEGIEAVMIGLDGKVFVTPGLVDRVVAGKQHLSDGLASPSRGGFGARVTSDVASGASAL, from the coding sequence ATGCAAGTAAGTAGCAGAAGCGTCCGTCTCATGGGGACGGTCATTGAAACCAAGATTTGGCATGAGAATCCTGAGCCAATTTTAGACCAGGTGGAAAACCTCCTTATTCTGTACAAGGACCGTTTTTCAGCCAATGACCTGACTTCGGAACTCATGGAAGTCAATCTCAATGCAGGTATACAGGCGGTTCCTGTTGCAGAGGATTTGTACGAACTGATCAAGCTGGGCAAGGAACACAGCCTGGCTGACAAGAGTTTTCTCAATATCACCATTGGTCCGCTGGTCCAGACCTGGCGGATTGGTTTTTCCGATGCCAAGCTGCCTAGTCAGGAAGAAATTGATAAAAAACTGGCTATCATTGACCCCGCTGATATTGAATTGGACGATGAGGACATGCTGGTCTATCTGAAAAAAGAGGGCATGGCCATTGACCTGGGAGCCTTAGCCAAGGGCTATGTGGCAGACCGCATCGTCGAATTTTTGGAGCGAATGGGTGTGACTGCTGGCTTGATTAACCTGGGTGGCAATGTAAAGACATTTGGACAGGCACCTCATAATCCTGATGGTAACTGGCTTATCGGTATTCAGGATCCTGGAAAAGAACGAGGGCAGAACATCTTGGTTCTGCAAATCATTCAAGAATCGGTGGTCACCTCTGGCATTTACGAAAGGAGCCTAACGGTTGAAGGCAAGACCTATCACCATATCCTCAGTCCGCAGACAGGCTATCCCATTGCCTCTGAACTGGCCAGTATTTCCATTGTCTCCAAGCGGTCAGTCGATGGCGAGATTTGGACCACACGTCTCTTTGGTCAGTCCATGGCTGAGATTTACAGGACGGTTTGCCAGACGGAGGGTATTGAGGCTGTTATGATTGGCCTGGATGGCAAGGTTTTTGTGACGCCGGGATTGGTGGACAGGGTTGTGGCTGGGAAACAGCATTTGTCAGACGGTTTGGCCAGCCCTTCAAGAGGTGGTTTTGGGGCGCGTGTGACTTCGGATGTGGCCTCCGGAGCCTCTGCTTTGTAA
- a CDS encoding type B 50S ribosomal protein L31, translating into MKKDIHPEYRTVVFMDTTTGYKFLSGSTKNSNETVEFEGETYPLIRVEISSDSHPFYTGRQKFTQADGRVDKFNKKYGLKDANAAN; encoded by the coding sequence ATGAAAAAAGATATCCATCCAGAATATCGCACTGTTGTCTTCATGGACACAACTACTGGTTACAAGTTCCTTAGCGGTTCTACTAAGAACTCTAATGAAACTGTTGAGTTTGAAGGTGAAACTTACCCATTGATCCGTGTGGAAATTTCATCAGATTCACACCCATTCTATACTGGACGTCAAAAATTCACTCAAGCAGACGGCCGCGTGGACAAGTTCAACAAAAAATACGGTCTCAAAGACGCAAACGCTGCGAACTAA
- a CDS encoding FtsW/RodA/SpoVE family cell cycle protein, with protein MSTRKIDLDNRIDYGLILPVFLLLLIGILSLYIAVSIDFPEKLVRIVGQQLLWIALGISLAFLVMFFSNKFLWKMAPLLYMLGLGLMILPLYYFSPELVASTGAKNWVTVSDMTLFQPSEFMKISYIVMSARLIVSFQQRNPVRQLKEDFRLIAFLTLLTLPVLGLLYLQRDLGTSLVFVAIYGGMLLLSGISWKILLPAVLTAVVLVGVFLLIFISPGGRSFLHNLGMDTYQINRILGWLDPFENAQSTTYQQAQSLIAIGSGGLTGIGINKTNLLIPVRESDMIFTVIAEDFGFIGASVVIALYLLLIYRMLKITVESNNRFYTYISTGFIVMLLFHVFENIGAATGILPLTGIPLPFISQGGSSMVSNLIGIGLILSMSYQFTLFDEAQTRQASSYKKITIKRVERREK; from the coding sequence ATGAGCACTCGAAAGATTGATTTAGATAATCGGATTGATTACGGTCTGATATTACCTGTATTTTTACTATTGTTGATAGGTATCTTATCCCTCTATATCGCCGTTAGCATTGATTTTCCGGAAAAACTGGTGCGGATAGTCGGCCAGCAGCTGCTGTGGATTGCCTTAGGTATCAGTTTAGCCTTCCTAGTTATGTTCTTTTCCAATAAGTTTTTATGGAAAATGGCTCCGCTTCTTTATATGTTGGGACTGGGATTGATGATTTTGCCTCTCTATTATTTTAGTCCAGAGCTAGTTGCCTCTACAGGGGCTAAAAACTGGGTAACGGTCAGTGATATGACACTGTTTCAACCGTCGGAATTCATGAAGATTTCCTACATTGTCATGTCAGCCAGATTGATTGTCAGCTTTCAACAGCGGAATCCAGTGCGGCAGTTAAAGGAAGATTTTCGTCTGATTGCCTTTCTGACCCTCTTGACCTTACCAGTCTTGGGCTTGCTTTATCTACAGCGAGATTTGGGGACTTCTTTGGTTTTCGTAGCCATATACGGTGGCATGTTGCTCCTGTCGGGAATTTCCTGGAAAATTTTATTACCAGCCGTCTTGACAGCTGTCGTCTTGGTCGGAGTTTTTCTGCTGATATTCATTAGTCCTGGTGGGCGATCCTTCCTTCATAATCTGGGGATGGACACCTATCAAATCAACCGAATTTTGGGCTGGCTAGATCCCTTTGAAAATGCCCAATCAACGACCTATCAGCAAGCCCAAAGCTTGATTGCGATTGGCAGTGGCGGTCTGACGGGTATCGGCATCAATAAAACCAATCTGCTGATTCCTGTTCGCGAAAGTGACATGATTTTCACAGTTATTGCAGAAGATTTTGGATTTATCGGAGCCTCGGTGGTCATTGCGCTCTATCTGCTCTTGATCTATCGCATGCTGAAAATAACTGTCGAGTCCAACAATCGTTTTTACACCTATATTTCGACAGGTTTCATTGTCATGTTGCTCTTTCACGTCTTTGAAAATATCGGTGCAGCAACAGGTATCTTGCCTCTGACCGGGATTCCCTTGCCTTTCATATCTCAGGGTGGGTCTTCTATGGTTTCCAACTTGATTGGCATTGGCCTGATATTATCCATGAGTTACCAATTTACCTTGTTTGACGAGGCTCAGACTCGCCAAGCATCATCCTATAAGAAAATCACGATAAAGCGTGTAGAAAGAAGGGAAAAATGA